The DNA segment TTCTTCTACAAGAATGGAAGCTTCTTGAGGATAGGAACTGTTACTTGAATTTCTTTGCTTCTGCCCTTCATCCTTAGCTCTAGCACATAGCTGAGCTTGGGTACAGGACAAACATTTGCTTTGAATGATTATAAGAATggtcacattaaaaaatttttttggctgtgctgggtcttcattgctgtgcacgggctttctctatgtgcagtgagtgggggctacgctCTAGtggtgatgcacaggcttctcattgcattggcttctcttgttgtgtcTTTGGGtgcatgggctttagtagttgtggctctcaggctgtagagcttgggctcagtagttgtggcgaaTGAGCTTACTTGCcttacggcatgtgggatcctagttcctggaccaaggattgaatctgtgtcccctgcattggcaggcggattcttaatcactggactactagggaagtcccagaacggTTACATTATCTAAATGTAACTTCTGCAAATTACAATAGTCAAAGTAagatatctttatttaaaattacaacGTGCATTTTAAAGTCTCAAAAGGATATTAGACTCCAAAATAGCTCATGGCAATGGATCTCCCATACCAAGAAAGAGATGGGCAAGGAACTAGATTTCAGAAAATGAGGGGTGTGACAAGAGTGAGTCAGTTATGCCCGGCTGTTGCCTGCAGTACTACTGACAGCTCAGTGACACCTCTCTGATGGGGTTAAGTATTTACATGCATCCTGATTCTTCCCTCTGACTGCAAGCTACAGCAGCTCACTGGGAGccctgggaaagagagaaaacccTCCCTCCAGGGGTCCAGGGGCAAGTGGatcttccctccccttcctggaTCTGAACTGGGCTTCCCTCTGAGAGTTTATGGTAGCCTGACCTCCAGCCTCTGAGTTGGAGAATCTGGCTGCTTCTGTACTGCATAAAAAGGGCAAGtgtgttcattattattatattattattaatgtataatatataatagcaaTTATACTGTCAGCAGCCAGACTTTCTGACCACAGATCAAGCTGGGGTGACATGTGATGGTGCTCCAGTGAAGTTTTTTCCACAAGCAACTTTGGAAGTGGaatgtggtgggaggtggggtgggggtgagggcaggTACTGGGAGGATCTGGATAAACAGTATTTGCTATATCTGGGCtgtgatgtaaaaaaaaaaaaaaaaaaaagattcaattgCCTCCTCTGAGTGGTAGCTAATGGCTCTCATTCTTGTCCAGGAAGGAGGCAGACAAGGAATACAAGGAATGACCCAGAGGCCTGGAAAGAGTGAAGGGGCAGCCTTCAGCTTCTTGGGTCAGATTCTTTACTCGAAAACCTGGGCTGCTTGGGTTTCAAGTTCTGCTTTTCTCgcttacatctgtgtcttttgtcTAGGCTTtatccaggccccctgcctggCCTGGGGTCAGAGGATCAATCGCTGCCCGACAGTGGCTGAAATGGCTCCTCTCCAGAGAGCAAGGAGCAAATTTCATAGGGGCAGTGGGGTTCTCTTGTCCCTTACGCAGAGGGCCATGAGCTAAGTTGTGGCAGCAAGCAAGCCTCCACCTGACACTCACTTAGTAGGACTGTAATCTCGGTGGAATGAAAGAAGGCACATGTCTGACCATACATGCTTGTGTTGGTCCTCCTCGTGGTGAATTTCCTCCCAGAAGCAGAGGAAGCCCCCCTAGCAGTCCCAGGCTGCAACAGTCCAACTGGACTCTCCTTTTACACCACCCCATCAATCCCCAGAACGCCGCCACTTTTTAGAATGAAAATAGGAAGAGGCTTAAAACAGGCCTGCCTGGCATTCGCAGAGGGGTGATTTACTGACAAAGCCCCCACACCTTTTTatctctccctctgccccaccccagtcTTCCCCTGGAAGAACCAACCgccccaggaagcccagagcagAAGGAGCTCTTGAGAACAGGAATAACTAACCAGAGTGTCATCTGAGCACCTTTTCTGGGGCCAGGGTAATGAGAATTATTCAAATGCAATCATAAAAATGAGGCCAGCCAGGCAGgaatggggtggaggtgggagaggagtggGGGTAGGGGGAAGGATTTCTCGCCAGTTTTAAGTTTCATAATTTCTGGGGAGTGCTCTCAGGGTCCCACAGAAGAAAATTTCCCCGCATCTCCACCCCACTAAACTCAGGATGTCTGAAGCACCGCCTCGGTTGTCTGTCGAGGGGGACTTGGCCTGGGTCGGGGGCAGTGTTCCCGAGTTCCTGGccgggggggaggtggggagcgggTCGGCTGCGTTCTTCCGTCGGAGGCCACCTCTCACTCGGAGGTTTTCTCCCCGGCAGCCGGAGCCGGCTTAGGCGTCTTAGAAAAGCCTCCAGCAGAGGGAGACACTCCGGCGGCTGCTCCGACTTGGAAGCGGCCGGGGCCGGGAGTGGGTGGGGgtgatgggggggtggggagaaagggggagtggggagaggggaggtgtgTGGAAGGGGGGGCTCCGGGGGGCGGGTCCCTGTGCCGCTGACGTCCCGAGCAGTGCTGGGAAGTATAGGCTGTGTTGTCACGCCGGTGTCAGTCTGATGAAGATTGGCATCAGGTAAGCTGTCATTCATTTCCATGTCAGAGACGCTTTTgcaggcggcggcggcgcggcggcggcgggtgCTGCTGCTGCGGGCGGCTGCCTCAGAGCGCGTGTGTTTTATTCCAGTCCCCAAGCCAGAGTATTATTCATTGCGACAGggcaaggaggagagagggagagagggaggcagcagggaggagagagagggaggcagcagggaggagggaggcagggagcagcGAGGGACGGCGGGAGCGTGCAGAGGAGCTGGGGAAGCGCCGGGAGAGCGCGGAGCGAAGCAGCGCGACCGGCGTTGAGGCCCGGGAAGGAGGCGGCCCGCCCGCGTCCGGGCCCGGCCAGCGCGCAgccccgccgccccgccgccTCGCCCCACTCGGGCCCGTGGCGGGGCGTGCATTGTACACGGGTGCGAGGAGCGGGGCTGCGGACTCGGACCGCCGCGGGCCCAAGACACCGTAGCGGGCGGGCGGGGAGCTGCGCGCCGGGTGCGCCGGGGATCAGAGTAGGGACTCGCGCGCGGGCCGGCGGAGCCCCGGTGCCGGCTGCTCCGGGCTGGGCGCTCCGCGGGCGAGGCTGAGATCGGCGGGCCGGCTTCAGGTTCGCTTTCTTTCTCCCGGCTTCGGGCGCCCTTCGGGCCGGCTCTTGCTTGGCGCCAGCAGCTTGGAGCTGCCTTCGAGCGGCTGGAAGCCGGAGCAGCCCCAGACTCGGGCCGGGTGACTGGAGTCTGGGAGCCGCGGCCGCGTCCTGCCCGGCCTGGGAAGCCGGGACGAGTGAGGGTTTGCAGGCGGATCCGTGGGGACAGCGGAGCACGAGCTGTGGATCAGGGAAGCCGGGATCGCAGGGGCCAGGCTCGGGGACCCTAACGCGGGAGGAGCCGTAATTTGTAGCGTTACTAGCTTTCCGAGGATTGTTGGGAGTCTTTGGCGAGGTGTGGGGAGGCGTAGGGGCCCTCGGCGAGGTTCGGGAATAGGGAGCCCTCCTGGCTCAAGAACTAGGGCACGAGTTcgtaaggggggggggggggtccgaAAGCGCTCGAAGAGAGAGAGCCGAGGGGGACGAGGCAGGGTCCCAAGTGTGCCGCGGAAAGTTTGCGTTTCTTTCGGGTGAGGCGTGCGGGGTTCTTCCGACTCCAGACCCAGAGGAAGAAACGAGCCACGCGGGCCGCCTTTTCCGGGGGCTCTCAGGGGAGAACCCGAGGTTCCGGCTTGGTGGGGAGACCAGGGGCTAAGACTGGGAGTAGGGCGAGGGGTGGGTGGTGGTTGTGCATCAGCCCTGAATTAGGGCTGGGCTTCGGGGCCAGGCTAGAGTTCGGGTTTTTAGGATCCAGGCTGCTTTCAGAAGCCGGATCGAAGGGCCGCCGATCGAATCTGCACCCTGGTCAAAGCAGGGAGCCGGAAGGCTGGAGTTAAGGGCCTAGGCTTACATCTGAGGCTGGAATCGGAGGAACTGGTGGCGTCTTTTAGGATTTAGCCACGGGTTCACGgctttttttggcggggggggggggggggggagttgaaACTATTGGAATTTGGGGAGGGTCGCGCCCGGGAGTCCCCACTCTCAGTGGGTAGAGAAACGATTAGGTAGGCGATGAAAGTAGTTGATGGGAGCCATGGCCGGCGAGCCCCAAATTCCTGCCGCTTATCCCCGAAAGAGGATCTGGAGGAGAGGACTTGAGGCGCGCAGGACCGGGTCCTTGGAGAAAGATTCCGGGAAGCGGACAATTCGAAGGAGTGTTCTGGGCGAAGCGACAGGGTAGCCTCGCAGGGCCAGGGATGGATAGAGACCTTGGCGACTCGGCGGGCTCCAGAAGCCACTTGGAGTCCGCGGGTGCAGCGCGGCGGGGTGGGTGCGGTGGCCCGCAGGGGCCGCGGCCTGCGTGGGGGGCGCTAGCAGGGAGGCCTCGCTCCAGGCCCGGGGAGTCCGGGCTGCGGCGGAGGGCAGGGTGGGCTCGAACTCAAGCGCCCGGACCGGAGCCGCCAGCTGTTGACCCGCAGGTTCTGTCTGCACTTCCCCCCGGCCTCGCCCGGAAGCCTACACGCCGGACCGCCCTTGTGACGATCCGCTtgagaaagggggggggggggggggaacttgGGGTCCTTTGCCCTTACCCCTTTGCCCCAGGACTCTTCCAGCGTGTTGAAATGTTTTCCAACTAGTGGAAACCGAAAGCTTCGCATTTGAAGCAGATTTAGACAATCTCCTCCTCCCCAAATTTGAGAAAATGATGGTGTCCAAACACAAGCTCTATTACGCAAAGTCCTGGTCCCCAGCCCGCCCGCGTGCCCTGCATTCTGGCCTTCCCGAGGCTTTAGGACCTTGGTGGGGGGAAGGTAGGGAGAGTCTCCTGTCTCCGATCGCCCACTCAAGCTGCACCCCGTTTGGCTCTGGCCtagcttggggggggggggcggggagggggaagagAATTCCCTACTAGGAACGGAGATTACCCCTTGGGCCACTAGAGAAGCAGATTTGGGGAGTGAACAGGAGGAAGATTTGCAATTTCTCCTTTGCTATCTCAAACCCACTGTCCCAGCACTCTGCACACACCGCGCCCCTCGCCGGGGCAGCCGGAAGGCGCTTCCGGGACGCAGAAGGCGCGCGACCCGCGAGTGGCCGCGGCGGCCCCGGGGCGCGGCGGCCGCCCGGCGGCGGAGCTCCGAGGCTGTTGTTTTGCAGGCATGGAATTCAGGCGCCCTCTCTCCCGCGGAGAGCCCGAGGGCGGGAGGGAGCCGTGACCCCACGGAGACTCCCCGGTCACCGCCTCCCCCTTTGTGAGCGCGAAAAGCATGAAAGCCGAGAGAAAGGGATGCTGTTCAGAATAAGGGGC comes from the Odocoileus virginianus isolate 20LAN1187 ecotype Illinois chromosome 28, Ovbor_1.2, whole genome shotgun sequence genome and includes:
- the LOC139031892 gene encoding nascent polypeptide-associated complex subunit alpha, muscle-specific form-like, encoding MLFALTKGEAVTGESPWGHGSLPPSGSPRERGRLNSMPAKQQPRSSAAGRPPRPGAAAATRGSRAFCVPEAPSGCPGEGRARTPRAWSEASLLAPPTQAAAPAGHRTHPAALHPRTPSGFWSPPSRQGLYPSLALRGYPVASPRTLLRIVRFPESFSKDPVLRASTVNPWLNPKRRHQFLRFQPQMRAPYSRTSPRAPTPPHTSPKTPNNPRKASNATNYGSSRVRVPEPGPCDPGFPDPQLVLRCPHGSACKPSLVPASQAGQDAAAAPRLQSPGPSLGLLRLPAARRQLQAAGAKQEPARRAPEAGRKKANLKPARRSQPRPRSAQPGAAGTGAPPARARVPTLIPGAPGAQLPARPLRCLGPAAVRVRSPAPRTRVQCTPRHGPEWGEAAGRRGCALAGPGRGRAASFPGLNAAARSSSTRRRRAAAACKSVSDMEMNDSLPDANLHQTDTGVTTQPILPSTARDVSGTGTRPPEPPLPHTSPLPTPPFSPPPHHPHPLPAPAASKSEQPPECLPLLEAFLRRLSRLRLPGRKPPSERWPPTEERSRPAPHLPPGQELGNTAPDPGQVPLDRQPRRCFRHPEFSGVEMRGNFLLWDPESTPQKL